tattacattcgcgttacctgcgcagtatcgttgcgcacaaacaattagcgccttaattccattgttattgaaacaatcgaaagcactgataCAGGAAACGGACACAATCCTATAGTAATGGATTTCTCATTGGAATTACTctgtaatcatttcctttgtgttatgaacctactgcatgtgaatagattactcgtgcgttatgacaactcgtgcgcagaataaattttcgacccgtacaataaattcgagatcaaaactaaattcgatattttctgtgtaaacccgcagtgtcGTCCAccagtcattcagtgtatttgctttacTACTCtttgtgtttaattaacatcatctggttcagtaactGCTAGCACTAAAGGCCATGTTACACaaagcaatttttcttgcaactcgcaacgcaacgatgacgaataaaaaacctttcaagttgcagagggtatgttacacgttggcaacttctttcgcaacttgcaacgcgtACAATAACAAACACGATGGCGGACGCGAAAGATGAGCTCTGATTGGCCCATTCTGACAaaattgcgttgcgagttgcagaGGGGATGTCACACGCAAGCAACTTGTCTGACTGTAAGGGATGGAATTCTTACAACGGGTAGGGTGAGAAGATGTGTAATTCAGGTAAGAATGAGTGTCAGTTTCCTTGTAGTGTGTGCACGTGAGGAGACGATCAGATGTTTGCTACAAACGAAGGTCAAGAAAAGGCAGCTGCACATCAGAAATGACCCAGGTAAAATTGAGGCTGGGATGAAAATCGTTGACGAAGTGCGCAAAATCTTCCATCTCCTCTCTACTTCCGGAAGTGGCACCAACGCTGTCGTCGATATATCTTTAATACAGGGCTGGTTTTGTTCCCGTGTACTGAACAAAGATTTGTTCCTCGACATGACTCATGAACAAACAAGCATAATTGGGTCCCAAACGGCTCCCCATCACAACCCCTCCTGTTTGCCGATAAAAATTCCCATTGAACGAGAAAGTGTTTAATGTAAGGACTAGTTCTCCCAAACGAACCAAAGTGTGGGTTGGTGGTTGCACACAATTTACAGCTGCTTTTTATCCGCTGATGAAGAGAGGCAGCAGCCTCGAAACGTATGGCAATTTACACATTTTTCGCGCAATAACGAATAATTTTGACTAGTTTATTTAACTTCAAACTTTGCGCAACACAGTTTTCTTCTTGTTCCATATGGTTATTCGCTGTTCATTTGGCGTGCGCTAGTATCCACTATCCACGGGAATTTTCGCATTGCTCTTAATCGCAACCCTCTCAAGTGTATCGAAATAGATTTCTAAAAGACAGAACTACTCTTTTCAACCATGCATCACTGTTAAATTAACGGAGTTTTACCTGGAATTATAACTCTTTAAAGATAGGTTGTTTAcagtgtttattttgttttgatttagCTTTTCTTCCCTTTTCTTCGCTGAAAATTTCCTAAACTTTGACATTACATGACATTTGTCCAGAGGGATATtctgaaggccaaaaaaataggggttACAAAGGTAGTTTCGTCGCTTTTAGCGAATGTGTTTTTTAGCTCCACTTTAAAAATTGTCTTACAAAATCTCTTGATGAATTGGCAGACGGAAGGCGTAAACAGTAATTAGCgctctgcaaaatttgaagaaatttcaccGAAGAAAACCGGAGATATTTCACGagaaaatttctcaatttttcGATCGCACAATATACGTCACAGGATAGGAATTTGCCAAGATCGCCATTTGAGCATGTGTGAAATTTCCAACCAACGTGCACGCGCACGCGTACCTCTGCTTGAGATCTAATGTTTACCTGAGCAAAGAAATCGATGGAATTTGGTCGAGAGCTCAACCTCGAGCCCTTCACAAAACGGGACAAAGTTTGGAGGAGTATCTTCTTCACTTGGTCTACAAAATGGGAATCCCCATTTGGCGATTATTGCTTGTTTTCCGTAGCGTTCACGTCTCCAAGGACGCCGGGCAGTGCCCTTCAATTGATGGTTGTTGGAATCCGACTTAagtgattagagtgtaatgtgaagtgctagatttctaccccacatgaaccatgtgagcgttagccctactaatggaaatgggcctacacaaggacagagaaaaactctgagcagggtgggaattgaacccacgaccttcgggttagatcaccgctgctctaccgactgagctacaagatcagacgggagcaggccgtgggaactgaagatgttaaagtcacggcaatgaacatgtacaagtacaaggaaggattacgctttttgcaaacgttggccgtgtagcacttattgTTAGAATCAGATAACTTGTTCAGAACAgtgggaaatgatttttttaacttgacctTCTGTTGGGCTCCAAATAATTTTCAGCCTTCTTACGGATGGTACGTCCACATAATTTTGACGAAAAAAGAATTTGCAAAGGTGAGAAGCCATGTTTGTTCAGTTTCCGCGTGTCGGTTAAAGCCACTTTCTATTAACCAGGTTGCGCGCGGTCAGGAAACTATATGAAGCCAccttaagggccgatttacacggtacgactttgtcgcatgcgacaacggcttatgacaggcccacgacatgatttacgattgttgtgtacgtcagaaaaaatgtcgcagcattttaaaacatgttttaaaacgctgcgacaatcgtaagtcatttcgtaggcctgtcgtgagcttgtcgcatgcgacaaaatcgtatcgtgtaaatcggccctaacacaACCTTGCCTAAGAAGAGATAAAGTAATTACGACGAAAAGGAAAGCGATCTGGACATATCTCTTGTCTCACAGGTGTACCAAAGAACCGTAACATAGCAAGAGGACTGTCAAACCTATGTACTGTAGAGCTGTCTTTTAGGGTTCCAAACATGAATCATGGCAAATTGCACTTGATAGTGTCTTCAAGTGACGAGGCGGGTGATCATGATGATTTATGAACAAGTCAATTTAATTTTCTAATGGGTCCgttaatgaaaagaaaatgcatGGGACAGGAAAGTTATAGACTGCTGCACTCTAGGTTTGGCAAACTTACTGTTTGCCTGCAAATTGTTTTTGTCCTGACTGGCTGCTGTTTTGGTTTAAACATGTTGATCTGTTGTTACCAACAAACCCTACAGCTGTAtgtataaaaaaaaactgtcaactGCAAATCTTCCATTCACCCTTCATACCTGCCAAATAGTCCTTTTCAAGGCATATGCTGCTGGTTGTGTTTACAGCATGTCCATCCCCTGGGGTGTCATATGACTGCCACATATGATTCTCATCTTGCCAGTACCAATTCCACCTGGTGCTGAATATCTGACCTGCTGTAGCATCCACTGATGATACAGTGGAAAGTCTGCGAACTTTGGGATTCACGCCTGAAACAAGAAAAGACAATCATCAAGTCTACAGTACATTTGTTGATTTAATGCTATAAAGAAATCATTAAAACAGAGCGCTCATAGTTGAGGATGATGAAGGTTTTTGTatgaagttgcaaaattaatgaTTTCTAAGATTAAACTAAACTATTAAATTTCAAGAGACCTAAAGAGACTAAACACTAAGctaccaaagttttaagccttgattaaaaaaaagacacctggttattttaactggaattttcctatttaatggtccctcattactaactttaacatTTTGCCGTGAGAACTGGATAGaggaattaatatgcagcacaggagttttcggctttcagacttttgaactcgtgtcttgcatatataataagctgcattcacacactgaaattttaagctagtgagcatttgatgtcacttttccctggatccaaccctctcaggtccaatcggtcacttttgaatgtgagtaatggtggaccatgaaatccaaaacttacactaaaagttcaaaattttgccagtcaggcgttaagcaaacacactttcaaaatctgaagaaaaaaaggaaattattgattttttgatGAGCACCCCTTCTCATTTAACTAATttattcatgtttttttttgttaccatgCCTCCACCAACAGCGTAACTTCCTATATAAAGCTCAATCAACTCACAATTCAGCAATTTGCTCTAAAGAAGAGCAATCTTTCCATGCTGGCAATTGGACCTTTATCAACTGCTTTGAAAAGACCGAATTTTCCTCTTTAACTCTCCCACTGACACAGTACCACCATTTCTTTAGAAATTACCCCCTCTCACCTGAAGCATGCGATACTTACTGTACAGTGATTTAATTGGCAGAGTTGGTACAGCTATCATGTCTTGAAACTTGACTTTATGTGGAATACCTCTGATTGCCACTTCACAGCTGTCTTTGCTAGCGTCACAATATGTATGCTCCAACATTGTATTCAGATCACTTGAAAAACTCTCCCACTCGTCATCACCTCCGACAGAAAATTCCCAGAGATAAGGTAATTCTGTGTGCTGGTAGACACATTTGCTGCCATAGAGGCATTTGCCAAGGAGATTGAATCCACAAATCTCAGTATCTTTCTCTTCACTGTCATGGATATGGCCAAGGGCCTGGAATATATCAGACATCGATGAATCCGGCCTTGTAATGCTTGCAGGCTTCTCAACATCAGAACCGTCAACGCTGACAGTTCGCTTCTTTGTTCTTCCTCTCAAGCATTGAAGAATGATTTGAGGATCACGGAGGTTGTATTCTTTTAACACTCTTTTATTGTGTTCATCAGAAAAATCATGCTCCCTCTTGCATTTCTTGCCGAATTTGCAATCGTCATCAACAAAGTGCTCGCAAACATGCAAATACGGGCAATTATCTCCTTTCGTACAAACTCCTTTGTTGtagaatttgcatatttctggCACAGACCTACCCGAGGTTGCTCTCTGAACTTCACTCTCGACAATCAGATTCAGTAGTTTTCGGAGAGTGTCCTCTGAGGAATGTCCTTTCAACAAGAAACCCAGACGGAAGTGATTTAAAACGCGAACTGTATGTTCATCACTAAGATTGTGCGATCTTTTGCACTTGAGGCCAAATTTGCATCTGTCTTTGATAAAATAACGGCATAAATGCAGCCGCATACACCCTCTTTGAAAACATCCACCCTTCTCTCCAGCCTGGGAACAAAACTCTAAGGGAACGTTGAGTTTAACCATCTCTTTCGCTTTCTTCCCGTCCGTAGTGTAACTCAAAGCCAACAGAGTTGGGAACTGTTTCACGAATACCGATGCTCCAAACTCTGATACAAGTCCGCAGGTTGGAAAAGAAAGTTTCAATATTGCACTGTTGAGTTCTAACTCTCCACCGTCTTCTTGTATTAAAACTTCTATCAACTCTTCAAGCGCTTCTTGTTCCAATCTCGCCTTCATGTTTTGCTTCCGGGTGCCTATGGGCGGCCATCACCACCAAAAATAAtatgtcggtggctagtggtggatatttagcTCGCCGCTGCGCGGCTTGGTAAATacccaccactagccaccttcactttggtgaatagttgctttagtatatactaaaacagtgagataatataggaCAAAAAGATGATTAGTTttcac
Above is a window of Montipora capricornis isolate CH-2021 chromosome 6, ASM3666992v2, whole genome shotgun sequence DNA encoding:
- the LOC138052234 gene encoding protein mono-ADP-ribosyltransferase PARP12-like; amino-acid sequence: MGSLIITVEVGSEEILEELWQDYQKGHLNEMAQTFLVTEDLLEEFGLIEFKLTTFIAEGEYKACQQFFSGTRKQNMKARLEQEALEELIEVLIQEDGGELELNSAILKLSFPTCGLVSEFGASVFVKQFPTLLALSYTTDGKKAKEMVKLNVPLEFCSQAGEKGGCFQRGCMRLHLCRYFIKDRCKFGLKCKRSHNLSDEHTVRVLNHFRLGFLLKGHSSEDTLRKLLNLIVESEVQRATSGRSVPEICKFYNKGVCTKGDNCPYLHVCEHFVDDDCKFGKKCKREHDFSDEHNKRVLKEYNLRDPQIILQCLRGRTKKRTVSVDGSDVEKPASITRPDSSMSDIFQALGHIHDSEEKDTEICGFNLLGKCLYGSKCVYQHTELPYLWEFSVGGDDEWESFSSDLNTMLEHTYCDASKDSCEVAIRGIPHKVKFQDMIAVPTLPIKSLYSVNPKVRRLSTVSSVDATAGQIFSTRWNWYWQDENHMWQSYDTPGDGHAVNTTSSICLEKDYLAGYEKHSFSASHDSYTLYFKKMYQQNDVHKTKQPVRRRPADLVTEQYMKEVAQKRKTHIAKKSGKQPEERQLFHGTNKETVEATCQQVFDWRM